CAACCGGGACGGTTGACCTACTAACCGTTTTGAGCCCATCCTCCCAAATCGAAAAATGTGGGTAAAGATAAGACACAGGAGAGGGGGAGCGAGGGGGTGAGGGGGCGCCTGATTGAGCAGGAGAGGATAAACTAGACGTGGAAAGTTATTTTATTCTGGGGCTGATACTGAGCGCAGCTATTGGGTTCTCTCTCGGATTGATTGGAGGAGGTGGCTCGATTATCACGGTACCTGTTCTCGTTTATGTCCTGGGTGTTGAAGCCCATCAAGCGGTTGGAATGTCCCTTGCGGTTGTTGGATCAACTAGCCTTATTGGAGCCATGTTTCACTATCGGCGAGGTACCGTGGATCTAAAAACTGGAACCTTCTTTGGTGGGTCAGGAATACTGAGCGCTTACTTCGGATCCCACCTGACACATTTTCTCTCTCCGGCCGTTTTACTCCTCTCATTCGCGGGGCTTATGCTTCTTATCGCAATACTCATGCTAACTAGAAAACAGACCGGTGAAGGGGAAACAAACAACAAAAATAAAAGTGCTTTAAAGGCTGTAGTTACAGGTTCAGGTGTTGGATTTCTAACAGGTTTCCTCGGCGTAGGTGGGGGTTTTCTTATTGTACCGGCCCTGATGCTGTTTGGTGGACTTTCAATGAGGCATGCCATAGGCACATCTCTGATGGTTATTAGCATCAACTGTGTTGCCGGATTGTTCGGACATCTCTCTTATGGGGGCTTCGACT
The genomic region above belongs to Candidatus Limnocylindrales bacterium and contains:
- a CDS encoding sulfite exporter TauE/SafE family protein, whose protein sequence is MESYFILGLILSAAIGFSLGLIGGGGSIITVPVLVYVLGVEAHQAVGMSLAVVGSTSLIGAMFHYRRGTVDLKTGTFFGGSGILSAYFGSHLTHFLSPAVLLLSFAGLMLLIAILMLTRKQTGEGETNNKNKSALKAVVTGSGVGFLTGFLGVGGGFLIVPALMLFGGLSMRHAIGTSLMVISINCVAGLFGHLSYGGFDFYLTFLVTLLAAMGTLLGTVLSHRTSPTYLRKGFAVFVIMVAFFLITKNYTALF